AATATTAGACTTGgtttcctttcattatttcttaGGAAATTCAATCAtacatgttaattttattaaattaactcTCAGTATTAGATTCTAAGATTTAGCacgaggaagaaaaaaatgactcttAACCAAGATGATAATTATGTATTTAATACATCTTGCTTTTAACAGCAATTTTCAAAGTAAACACATCATAGACCTTATAACTTATTAAAGATTTATAGTGCTTACAAAGTTGATTCTAAAAATATACCTTATTTGTTCTAAATGAATAACATTATCTGGAAGATAGAATAATAAATTATAGTAGTATGTTTACCACCACTATAGTTAAGattgtatacatatattcaaTATGAAATCCTTTTAGGATCTTCATACTTTCAGCcataaaatgtaaaagcagatTAAAGTTTGGCATATGAGATCTCAGTCTGACAGCAATGGTTTTAAACCCCAAAATTACAGTATCTAGTTGACACATTACGAGAGCATGggcacatgcacatacatttcTACATGtacattctctctcactcaatcacacacacacacacacacacacacacggacacacacacaaacccaaagTAAGGAGAAAGTTCCACCCCTGTGTATCAGACAATTGTCatcaatttcaaaaataaaaactgaggaaaaagttaactaaaaatatgtttaaaccACACTTAAATGGTTCCCATTGTTGGAAAGATATGCACAAAACATGCATGGTATATGCCATCTCAGGACATTCTGGAACAGGCTTGAACTGTTCACTCATGGacatatgaatataaaaaaagTGATATGCTCATCCATTCCACAGATGGCATTCCACTGACCGTCAGTCATGTGACCCAGACAGGCTAATGTGGTTTGCTTCACAGAACCCAACAGATTACAGAACCCAAGAGAATTAGAAACTTCATTTTGATCTGTTTAGGGTTTCTTAGGTGTTCCATGTGCAAAAGCAGTGAGTTACTGTACTGCAAAAGACAACATCATTTCACACTTTGTGGCACTGCAAAAGGTCATTTTGGTATTTCTATAACATATTTATTCTAGCTAAATTTCCCAATGGTGCCTTCTTTTAATTACATATAGCCTTGCAGACTTAGACTTAAAACAATTTAATGCTGATAACCCTCTCCTGCTCATCACTTTTACCTCCAGCAGAATTCCTTTTTGGATGCTCTCCAGTAATGCAGGTTTTAAAATGTTCTATGGAAGTTCATTTTCATTACCAATTAAAACACCCAAGCTCTCTGAGACAACATTAAAATAGAAACTAACCATTCGTCAGGGCACCCATAACTCATACTGCTGcgattagaaaaatgaaaaggcacaACATAAGCAGAAGAGAATATACcagctttccatttttctttttctttctctttttttggctttcctcttattttatttcactaaGTTTATAAACTGTTCAAGCATTCTTATACTCTGCATGACAATAACAGAATATTTTGGCACATCAACATTGTGATACAATATAtggtatgtttaaaaaattaattaaaaaatttcatcTATTAATGAACACGCTGTTTAACGTAGtgcatatattttatagttatttaagTCAAATACATCAAGGTTTGTAACTGATTTACAGATGAAGCAATCACAGATTGCAGTAATACATGcgtatgtgcatgtatatgtgtggaagtgtgtgtatgtgtgtgtgtagatatgtatatatgtatatctacatatacatatctacacacacacatacacacacacacacatacacacaaatatatacaccAATCAAGGGAAAAACTGCATCCTGGCAATTTTACAGTCCGAAGCTTTGTTGATACATAGCGATCATTTACGTGCCCTTTTCATCCTGTTTTTCTGTATAGAAGATATTTTTGCCTTCTTCATTCCTGATGAGATTTTTCTGCGATAACTTTACATTCATactgtaaaaattaaaaggttAACAGATTAAGGTGTATTTTGAATAGCAATTTCCATACAGACTAGAAATTAATACTTTATTAACATATGCCCACTTTATTTGTCAAAGAATCTGAGAGTTATGCAAGGATTAGAAGCAAATGACAAATGTGATGGGAAAAAGAAAGCTCACAGTCAAGAAGTGAAAGAGACATAGCAAACACAGGCAAAAAACAAGGTTTCTGCATCACACGTAAATGATAACAGTATGATTCAGATCAATCCTATAACACGAAGGGAGGCAAACGGGTTTCTCTGAGTGCTTGGTAAGGCGAATCAGCAAAGGAAGGTCATGAACTTAAGAGCAGGACTATACAGTGAATTCaggtaatatttttttcaaatcactTTATAAAATCAAGGGGGAGAAGACTATTACATTAGCAAAATCTTCTGGTCAAGACAGTATTTTAGAAGTACAGCTACAAATGTTCACCCACAATTCAAGATAAAGGAAACTAATGGGCTTGAGATAATTGGATGGCCAGACTATCAAAAAGACAGCCACCCAAGCCACTCAGTTCTCCTAGCAGCTACAATGACACAGAGCACTTATCTAACTACTCTGGCCTCCAAATGCAGCTCCCTGACTCCTCCCATTCAGGACAGGCATGACCAACAgcgtcctttttctttttaactaaaatGTTCAAACATCTTGATTTGCCAGAGATAGTCCTAATCTATATCTATTGAAGCAACATAGTTATTAGTAAGGAtgcttttcacttttaaaaactgtCTCTCTGTGATAGACTAtagactagttaaaaaaaaattagaggttaAATCCTATCACCTTATCCATAACACCTTTTAGCCTTTCTATCCAGGGGTTCCTTTGACTCTCAGTATGCTTGGCTTGGAGAAAACTTGTTTTACAACTCAATAACGGATGAAATAATAAGCATCAGCTTACCATTGCCAGTTGTCGACCAATGTTTCCCATTGTTATGCCTCCAGCAAAAAATATACATGGTAACCAAGAACGAACATAGAGAAAATCTGGAGATGTATATCTAGAATAACAGAAATGTTTTTAACAACCCAACCAGGAAGTACAATGatacatataaagaaaattacaatGGAAATAAGTTACTCTGTACATTAAAATGGCTAACCCAATTCCAAAATCTCAATTCTGAAAtcaattgtttatttcttttagcaaacaagcaccaaaaagaatacttactgatAAACACCATTATAGACTAGCAGTTGAGTGACCAAGGTTGCCAAGAAAGCAATTCCTACTCCAAGGCCAAAACCACTTCTAGATCTATCAAACGTCCACCATAGTCCAATGGAGAGTGCAGCCAGTGTGAGAGACAACTGTATGTTGTTATCAAAATCCACTTTCTGAGATCAGTGTTAAAGAGTCATCTTCTTAAAACTTGTCACCAAATAATACCAActgttcatttttctaaaataagatgTTACTGCTGAGACAGGAACTGATTGCTTATTCGAGAGTGAGTTCAGTCTTTCCATACAATGCAGGACAACGGGTGAGATTAAAATTGTCTGCGATACTTACTAAAGATACACAGAGAGCATGATATTTCATTAACAGATCCCACCTACTTGTATTTCCCCCACAACCCACCCCAAAAAAAACTTCTGTCTACATTCACAATTATAAGATCAGACCCATTACATGAGAAATGCTTTCTTTGCTAAAAATGTAACCAGAGGTCTCGGAACACAAGTACTGCTAAAGGAACACATTTTTGctaaaaaagaaaccaatattACTTCTCAAACAGGTTCAGAATTACTTGCGAATCATACAAGAACTTGAAAATAGAAGAGTTGACAGCTATTTAACAGGGTACCACATTCTTTATATGATTTACTGACAGACACATTTTATAATAATGCAGTTCAGAAACAAGAGGACCAAGGACACAGTATCCCTTTCTATTATGTCAACTGTTCtagttttaatttgttgaggataAAGCCTTGAAGTGAACATTATCTTGCAACCTGCCAAGCTATTTTGGTGCCTGAGACTTTCTGGTATAGGACAGTTTGctcaaatgatattttatttccgTCACTTACTTAAGCATCTATTCACAAATGTGCAGCCCTTTTCTACTCCAAAATCTCTGGGCAAAACGAAGCTTTACAAattcaattttctcatttctttgctaGAGGATTACACTAAAGGAATTAATTTCAAGTATCATTAAAAGGGCATTATCTATGTCCCAAAGGCCACATCTTGGCTCTATATCTGGCTCCCCAGGGGGGGCTAGATAGCTCAACCAAACTAACTGGCCATGCTGCCActacagagaagagaggagaagttcaaaaaatgcatataaaactaCTTCCCACTTCCTTTAACATCCTGTACttaccacccacccccacccctactaCACCGGCTGGTATCTCCAACACCCACTTCATGTACTTCTTAGCATCTGAGGGCCATCTTTGGCCATTTTCTCAAAGTCATTTCCTGATTAGGTtgatttaccaaaataaaaaaattaaaaaaccctacAGTTTATGGTATGCTTTCTGCAaaagcttttcttattcttttgcaGGCATTATACCTAACACTCCAAAGGAAAGGTTATATGCTCTGATTTTTCTATGCAATAAACATTCTTATAAAGAGTGGAATTTGATATTCACTGAGTTCTATCTTTGATAACTAAACAAACTTTATTAAGAATCAAAGGAAAATAAGGATAAATAGGTAAAATACTTCTACCTGGAAAATAGTACCATGGGATTTTCTCTAGTCTAAGGAACCTAATATTATTAAGTCTATGTGATAAATTTTGCAGACATTTTGGATTTTGCTTCAATGGTGAACAGAAcagtaaaaaagaaatcactatattcaagtatttcattgccagagaaaaaaagaatgaccaaAGCAAAAAACTTAAATTAGATATATAAAggtttttaaattccagaaaaGACTATCTAAATTTGTCTATTTAAAAACACCTGAAACATCTGTGATAGAATGGTCTAATCCACCAGTTGGGAGGGATTTACATGCTTAGGGGGCTCCTGAATGAGGGAAGGAGCCCTTTCTAGACTCAAGCCAGGATCTCTGTGGTCTGATCTCACCTCTGTCCCAGCCTTGCAGGACGAGCACCTTGGCAAAGTACCTAACTCTTAGCTTTCATTTGTCTTGttatctttataaagaaaatgtataactGGGTGATTTCTAAGTTTTCCTTTAGATACAGTATTTTATGAGTCTATCTTTTTAAGCACTCCCCGCCACTAGATCTGTTTGTTATAAAATCCTAAATCTCAAAGATTCCTCCAAGCAAAACTTGTTGGGAAATTCTTTAatacaaatggaaatggaaaaccaAACTAGTAACCACCACTGAGGGGCTTCCAAATTTACAAATCCCCAAGGGCTAGCACAACtggagaaaagaaaggcaaatgtGTTTGCAGAATGGAGGACCTTGCCACCTGCCCTTGTTCCCCTTCTCAAGCTTCTCCAAAACAGCTCAGTATTTCCTATGAAAGACACAGGAATCCATCCACCGTGTGCCCCACCCTCTCACCAGCTAACCACCAGCCGccagcccagtgcagagccacaCAAGGGAACCCTAGGCAGCCTGACCTGCACTGCATGCTCTTCCCAGCATCAAAgctcctgccccttccactcTCTAAGCCACATCTTCTAGAAGAGGGAAGACTGCACTAGCCAGTCCCAGGCTCTCTTCTTCCACAAAGGAAAGtcaggggcaggagaggagaggagaggcagtcGGGAGGATGACAGGATGAAAGTCTTACAAGAGCAAAAACTTTTATTCTGGGGtggacttttttttctctgtgctaTCAGGGAAAAGATGGGGAAGAAGGGAAATAGAGGCTACTTTACCTTTCCAGCTGGGATTCTCAAAAAAACACTCTGATCATGAAATAAAATGTCAGAATCCATAAATGATCAGACTTTAAATATATGTACCTTAGGGACAAATGTTCTTTTTGGCCAGTATCTAAGCTGAACATTTCCACTTACTACACCTTTAAGAACATTTATGTGGTTTGCTGGCATTGATTAAAACCAGTGGATGAAtcttttcttggaaaaaattACAGATTccatacattaaaaacaaattaaaaaaccagCCAGCATCCTGAAGCCACCACACGTCCTCACTGGCAAGTCTTAAacgaaaagagagagggaagaaatccTTTGAAAATGTATCTGTTTCAATCAAAGAGTTAGCAAAACTACACAGAATTATGTAACCTAGTTCAAGAAGAACACACAAAATGTTTAAACGTGCCAAGTTGTTCAGTGGTCCTGAAACACGGGGGTTTAAATAAAAGGCCATACCCAAAGCATTAACTGCACGGCTGCTACCGTGATATTTCAACAACATAGCACATGTCTTTTTATGACAAAGGGGACATATCACAACTTGACAATGGTGAAGTTGCAAGGGACTGTTTAACCTTTGGTTTGTTGGAACTGCTTTGTGATTATGCATTTCGTTACAGCGGAAAGGATACAGCGCTGGCATGATTTATACCAACAAAGACGGCTACGCACCGCATCACACTGGACCACTCTCTTTTAAATTTATGTGGTTCTCCTAGATGTCTGTCAATGCAGGGGTATAATAACCCAATCACAGCtgtggaaagaaggagaaaaaaattaagtcatcTCCAATGCTATACTGGCAAAACTTAAGCTAAAAGAGTCACTACAACCCCCACAAGCATTTGAAAGATTGTTTCAAAAGCTCTCCAAGTTGCTTAACATCaatcactgatatttttaaacttaCCTCCCCAAAGGGGGGTTGGGAGATAACACCACTGCAGAAAGCACTGTAAATGATTACAACAGTATTCCAAATTATAATTGCAGAGCACTACTTCACTGTATGAGTCATGATTTAGCAGTTTGCACTAGATGCTGCATGCTTCTTCTCTACTACTCCTATCTCTGAGATCTGAAAACATCAGACCAGCTGGCAGCTAAGCAATGTTCTCTCTGAAGTACATAACCATGAAGCATGTTATAAAATGCTGCATAAACTGTCCAAAGAAAAGCTGGAAGCATAAATGAATACAGTAAGGTCACCCCACACATAGTGTTTGTTCCAATGGCTACGGATGTCCTGGTCTACAGATTACTCTAGTGCCTCCAGCTTGTCTCCTGTGCCCAGGGCTGTGTCCTGATGTTCCCCTCTATAGAGTTCTCTATAAGAACTGTacattttcagttaaaatttaaattccttcTTAAAAGTGAGAAGTCATTTTAGTACATTTCTCAGTTTTGGAAAGAACATCTTGAAGGTTAACCATATAATTATGAAAAACTGTATACAAAATGTCTATGATTGAGACTCCAAATATTCACgcccaatttttaaataaagtacttGTCAAACgtcaacattttattcatttatggaaAGAGATTTTAAATGTATAGTTAGTCACTAAAAAAAGGCCTTAATGAACCAAAACATTCTTCAACAAGTTATAAGGAAAATGTACTTCTACAGATTAAATTTAATGGGAAATAGCTAATCAGCCTTGGCTTGCTCATTTCCCTAAAAACAGAATAGTCATGTTGCCATCAAGTAATAAAGACACAACTGATGTCCAGTGCTACCTATGATGTATCTTGAAATTACTGTACCAAAATCTTAAGTGCCTGAGGATCAGGAACCGCCCCCCCTGCCTGGCCTGGTATTGGCTAGATCTTACAAAAGACACATtcaatctttaaggaaaaagagaaatcaattaATATCAAAAACCACAGGCTATCAGACCAATGGAGCAGTATTAAAAAGAGGTCACACAGTCACCCCTCCATCTGGGGGTGAGCAGCTGCAATGGTATATGTGTGCTCTAATCCACAAATCTGAAAGTGCTCTTCTGAGTTAGGCTTTTGCTGAGTAGAGATGGTTCATAGACCATCAAGAGATTAACAACAAATTTCAGCAATGTGGACCTCCAACAACTATTAgtaaatttaaaactttcaaaTCATATTCCTATTTAAAAGGCTTGACTCTAAAATCCTGAGAgattaactgacagcatttccaaATTCCtacaaaattaaaatggcaaCAAGCATGCCTAACAGTTGAAATACATCATAATGAGtattacctcctttttttttttttttcctctcaagggGTCATGAAACTAACAGCTCATGtcattcctcactctctctctccctctctctcctctctttgcctgttgctGACTAAAATCAACTAAGATCAGGCATTCCAAGTCAATTTTCCTCAGCAGCTGATGCCATAGGTAAAGAATTATCACATAGAGAATACTGACGTGTGTGCAaagatataaataagtaaaattgacTAGATTTGTATGCATGTGATGTCAGACTCACAAGTGAGAGACAACTGAGGAgagaaagcaaaaacacaaaaaggaatttaaactGCCACGCTGCCAACCTTGGGATTTGCCAATAAAAATCAAATCCATTGAGTATGCATGGTTCTCGGTTGCTCACTGAGAAGAAGAATTCGAGGAAGCTTGTCACTTTCCATTAAatgtcttcttccttccct
Above is a genomic segment from Mustela lutreola isolate mMusLut2 chromosome 3, mMusLut2.pri, whole genome shotgun sequence containing:
- the INSIG2 gene encoding insulin-induced gene 2 protein produces the protein MAEGETESPGPKKRGPYISSVTSRSVNLMIRGVVLFFIGVFLALVLNLLQIQRNVTLFPPDVIASIFSSAWWVPPCCGTASAVIGLLYPCIDRHLGEPHKFKREWSSVMRCVAVFVGINHASAKVDFDNNIQLSLTLAALSIGLWWTFDRSRSGFGLGVGIAFLATLVTQLLVYNGVYQYTSPDFLYVRSWLPCIFFAGGITMGNIGRQLAMYECKVIAEKSHQE